In Gossypium arboreum isolate Shixiya-1 chromosome 3, ASM2569848v2, whole genome shotgun sequence, the sequence CCAGCGAGACCATAATCATCGTCTCATTCCATGCTGAAGTAAAATGGTACAACAAGAACTGAAACCTCGCTGCTTAATTGAAGCCTGCTGAGAACTGAAAATTTGAACAGATGAATAGAATTCAGTATCAACAAtaaaccaaaacaagcataaacCGGAATTTATTAGAAACAGCATATACCGGAATATATCGGAAACACAACATCAACGTCTAAAAGCATTTCCTTCTGATTCATAACGGCCTTGTGAATAATGCGCCCTACGACGGACGCTCTCTTCTATTGTTGAGCTTCCACCCTTCTCAGCACCATAAATGCTTCTATTGGCAGCATCCAAGAAGTTTTTGCCAACAGATGTGCTGGACAGTGTAGCCTCCCGAGCATCATTTTCCTCGGCCTTTTTCAACCGCTTCCACCTTTGCTCTTCATGCAACTCAGCATCCTCTTGCATTTCACGAAGCCGGGCAGCTCTCTCCTCTTCAGATAGTTTATGGGAAACACCCCGGCGCTTGTTATCCCGAGGTCCAGTATCTCTATGGTCATAAGACCGTCGAtctttttcttgatttttatCTGCATCTATACTTCGTGGAGCTTGAGAAGAATATTTATCACGCTTAGACTTGTCATGGCTCCTCTTATCAACATCTTGATCATCATATCCATATTTCTGCCTGCGGTGACTCTTCTCTTCCCTTTCTGTTTCCTTTAATTCATGTTCTGAATCTGATTCTGTTCTGCGATAGTGCCCCTCATAATCTGACCTCTTGCGATGGtgatttttatcttttttgtCCTCCTTAGAAGTGTCATCTTCAGAATATGAATGCCGTTTTGACGATGAATGTTTCCGATGCTTGGAACTACTACGGTGATGCTTCTTACGGTGTTCCTTATGATCAGGGGATTTTTCCTTTTGCTTCTTCTCTACAACCTATTAAACCATTAACCAAAATGGAAAAATGATTAGTAATTGCAACAGTAATTTCAAAG encodes:
- the LOC108474458 gene encoding uncharacterized protein LOC108474458 produces the protein MALKFLNKKGWHTGSLRNIENVWKAEQKHEAEQKKLEELRKQIHEERERSEFRLLQEQAGLVPKQERLDFLYDSGLAVGKGASSSAAGGSGGGGFKALEEALPGSKAGTDGNANQSSSAPGALFEDKPHSANDAWRKLHSDPLLMIRQREQEALARIKNNPVQMAMIRKSVVEKKQKEKSPDHKEHRKKHHRSSSKHRKHSSSKRHSYSEDDTSKEDKKDKNHHRKRSDYEGHYRRTESDSEHELKETEREEKSHRRQKYGYDDQDVDKRSHDKSKRDKYSSQAPRSIDADKNQEKDRRSYDHRDTGPRDNKRRGVSHKLSEEERAARLREMQEDAELHEEQRWKRLKKAEENDAREATLSSTSVGKNFLDAANRSIYGAEKGGSSTIEESVRRRAHYSQGRYESEGNAFRR